A DNA window from Iodobacter ciconiae contains the following coding sequences:
- a CDS encoding NAD(P)/FAD-dependent oxidoreductase, which yields MSSHYDVLILGAGMAGLSCARRLQDAGKKVVVLEKAPGLGGRMACRSTAKGGWDHGAQYFTVSDSDFVAQVAKWQQAGCVDEWAGKVQAWDGEYFSQPGVQQRWVGVPGMDAPLHQLVEGIEVLFEIDIDGIRNLDGSWQVLAGEESWRADKLVLAMPADQLAPLLPAGHALAALAASCPMEPCWALLIHSARPIDLPFDGLSINQGPFTWLARNTSKPGRGSEENWVAHASPEWSREHLALTPDKACALLTRAFGDLFHDMPVDNLPVFKLLQMSAYRWRYASSAMVAAEKPYVLSDDGLALAGDWLAGGKAEGAYRSGFALAGALLVA from the coding sequence ATGTCTTCCCATTACGATGTTCTGATTCTTGGTGCAGGCATGGCAGGTTTAAGCTGTGCGCGGCGTTTGCAAGATGCCGGTAAGAAAGTTGTAGTATTAGAAAAAGCCCCGGGTTTAGGCGGGCGTATGGCTTGCCGCAGCACGGCAAAAGGCGGGTGGGATCATGGCGCGCAGTACTTTACCGTCAGCGACAGCGATTTTGTAGCGCAAGTTGCAAAGTGGCAGCAAGCGGGCTGTGTGGACGAATGGGCAGGCAAAGTTCAGGCCTGGGATGGTGAATATTTTAGCCAGCCGGGCGTGCAGCAACGCTGGGTTGGTGTGCCGGGCATGGATGCGCCCTTGCATCAGCTGGTTGAAGGAATCGAAGTTTTATTCGAGATTGATATTGATGGTATCCGCAATCTGGATGGCAGCTGGCAAGTACTGGCAGGAGAGGAAAGCTGGCGGGCAGATAAGCTGGTGCTGGCTATGCCTGCCGATCAGCTTGCACCGCTACTGCCAGCCGGTCATGCCTTGGCTGCGCTTGCCGCATCTTGCCCGATGGAGCCATGCTGGGCACTGCTGATTCATTCGGCAAGGCCGATTGATCTGCCTTTTGACGGCTTGTCTATTAATCAGGGCCCGTTTACCTGGCTGGCAAGAAACACCAGCAAACCAGGCCGTGGCAGTGAAGAAAACTGGGTGGCGCATGCCTCACCAGAATGGTCACGCGAGCATCTGGCTTTAACACCGGATAAAGCCTGTGCGCTGTTGACACGTGCTTTTGGTGATTTATTCCACGATATGCCAGTGGATAATTTACCGGTGTTCAAACTGCTGCAAATGAGTGCTTACCGCTGGCGCTACGCCAGCAGTGCCATGGTTGCTGCCGAAAAGCCCTATGTCTTAAGTGATGATGGTCTGGCTTTAGCCGGGGATTGGCTGGCAGGCGGCAAAGCAGAGGGCGCTTACCGCTCTGGCTTTGCATTGGCCGGGGCTTTGCTGGTGGCATAG
- a CDS encoding DUF6630 family protein, which produces MSTTNEAAIKRLLELINLDDHAAVEAQWAAFEEERDAQNDDESDDEPELIWIIKDVTDWESGFFVDWKDTESFTASVETLAERVDVSIDWGMDDPDDEFLDNTSVPDLMEAAFEQLRKHGYTLWNWATGSDCYGGWITKSTDDEEMLGLSEVLGVEFRTGDMPF; this is translated from the coding sequence GTGAGTACTACTAACGAAGCAGCCATCAAGCGACTTTTAGAACTGATTAATCTGGATGACCATGCCGCTGTTGAAGCACAATGGGCGGCATTTGAAGAGGAACGGGATGCCCAAAACGATGATGAATCTGACGATGAACCTGAGCTGATCTGGATCATCAAAGATGTGACCGACTGGGAATCCGGCTTCTTTGTTGATTGGAAAGATACCGAATCCTTTACCGCCAGCGTAGAAACACTGGCTGAACGTGTCGATGTCAGCATCGACTGGGGTATGGATGACCCGGATGACGAATTTCTGGACAATACCAGTGTGCCAGACCTTATGGAAGCCGCCTTCGAGCAACTTCGCAAGCATGGCTACACACTGTGGAACTGGGCAACGGGCAGCGATTGCTACGGTGGCTGGATCACGAAAAGCACTGATGATGAAGAAATGCTGGGGCTTTCTGAAGTACTGGGTGTGGAATTCAGAACGGGTGATATGCCATTTTAA